A window of the Aquimarina spinulae genome harbors these coding sequences:
- a CDS encoding M28 family peptidase: MKKSIILSLLFLFTISISAQDDVEKVKSTVSKSEIEGHIYFLASDELKGRQTGSPENKIAAQYLANMLRGYGVKPIPETTSYLQNVELEKTSGATKTEFKTGALVLNKIATVASGNANYKGKAVFLNYGLEEDYNTIDVKGKYVITIIGTKDNKNIRPAFSTAKEKNTLAKQKGAIGIIEVSNFDDPTWMRLEHYLNGEKMIVADQKEDADSFSHTWINDKNEDISKLFTTNKEIDIEFTIEGIKKSAVTSQNVIGYVEGTDPKLKNEYIIYSAHYDHVGIGKAVENDSIYNGARDNAVGTVTVLSAAENIAKYPTKRSALFILFTGEEKGLLGSKWYVDHPVIPLHQMVYCFNSDNGGYNDTTLATIIGLSRTTAQKDIEDAATKFGLKAIDDPAPEQGLFDRSDNVHFAAKGIPAPTFSMGFTAFDEEITKYYHQVTDNPDTLDYDYLFKFFQSYVLACRNIANNETTPFWIEGDKYYEAGKKLYKK; this comes from the coding sequence ATGAAAAAATCTATTATACTCTCGTTACTTTTTCTTTTTACAATCTCTATTTCGGCACAGGATGATGTCGAAAAAGTAAAATCTACTGTTTCTAAAAGTGAAATTGAAGGGCATATTTATTTTCTGGCTTCAGATGAACTAAAAGGTAGGCAAACCGGAAGTCCCGAAAACAAAATTGCTGCGCAATATCTTGCCAATATGCTACGAGGATATGGAGTAAAACCAATTCCCGAGACCACCAGTTATCTTCAAAATGTGGAGCTGGAGAAAACGTCTGGAGCTACAAAGACCGAATTTAAAACAGGAGCTTTAGTTCTTAATAAAATAGCTACAGTAGCATCGGGAAATGCCAATTATAAAGGAAAAGCCGTTTTCTTAAATTACGGTCTAGAAGAAGATTATAATACTATTGATGTAAAAGGGAAATATGTAATTACTATTATAGGAACTAAAGACAACAAAAATATCAGGCCAGCTTTTTCTACAGCTAAAGAAAAGAATACTCTCGCCAAACAAAAAGGTGCCATAGGTATTATTGAGGTTTCTAATTTTGATGACCCAACGTGGATGAGATTAGAGCACTATTTAAATGGTGAAAAAATGATTGTTGCAGATCAAAAAGAAGATGCAGACAGCTTTTCTCATACATGGATAAATGACAAAAATGAAGATATTAGTAAACTATTTACTACAAATAAAGAGATTGATATCGAATTTACTATTGAGGGAATTAAAAAAAGTGCGGTTACTTCGCAAAACGTCATTGGTTATGTAGAAGGTACTGATCCCAAACTTAAAAATGAATACATCATTTATTCTGCTCATTACGATCATGTGGGTATCGGTAAAGCTGTTGAAAATGATTCGATATACAATGGAGCCAGAGATAATGCAGTAGGTACCGTTACTGTACTTTCTGCGGCAGAAAATATTGCAAAATACCCAACCAAAAGATCGGCGCTTTTTATCCTATTTACAGGAGAAGAGAAAGGGCTATTAGGAAGTAAGTGGTATGTAGACCACCCTGTAATTCCTTTACACCAAATGGTATATTGCTTTAATAGTGATAATGGAGGTTATAATGACACAACACTGGCAACGATTATTGGTTTAAGCAGAACAACTGCACAAAAGGATATTGAAGACGCTGCTACCAAATTTGGACTAAAAGCCATTGATGATCCTGCTCCCGAACAAGGATTATTTGATCGATCTGATAATGTACACTTTGCTGCAAAAGGGATTCCTGCACCTACTTTTAGTATGGGATTCACTGCTTTTGACGAAGAAATCACAAAGTACTACCACCAGGTTACCGACAATCCCGATACTTTAGATTACGACTATTTATTTAAGTTTTTTCAGTCCTATGTTTTAGCCTGCAGAAACATTGCTAACAATGAAACAACTCCTTTTTGGATAGAAGGAGATAAATATTATGAGGCTGGTAAAAAACTATACAAGAAATGA
- a CDS encoding SLC13 family permease has translation MNVSIKKIGAISGPAIFFLVLFFFHPEGLSKEANAILASTLWIAIWWITEAIPIAATSLLPIVLFPLSGGLDIKTTTAAFGNHNIFLYAGGFILAIGIERWNLHKRIALSIINIIGTNVKTMILGFMIATAFLSMWISNTATSVMMLPIGIAIITQLTDNPNTIEDENKIFGKALMLAIAYSASIGGVASLIGTPTNLILAGIVKEIYGFEITFTNWIVIGLPISLIMLFICWRYLVQIAFSFKQKEFPGGKNEVKRQLKELGKISFEEKLVLAVFICTAFAWITRSFLLQPIFSAIDDTIIAITAALLLFLLPSREKGKPLMNWQSAVKLPWGVLLLFGGGLALASGFKESGLALWIGTQMTLLQGVYLITLLAFIVTAVNFLTEITSNVATTSMLLPVLASMALSLDVHPFILMVGATIAASCAFMLPVATPPNAVVFGSGYLTIPDMMKKGFWLNIISIILIIVITYYLLPYFWDFEPSSFPKEFKKI, from the coding sequence ATGAATGTAAGTATTAAAAAAATAGGAGCTATATCTGGCCCTGCAATTTTTTTTCTTGTACTATTTTTTTTTCACCCCGAGGGTTTAAGTAAAGAAGCCAATGCAATACTAGCTAGTACTTTATGGATTGCTATATGGTGGATTACCGAGGCTATTCCTATTGCTGCCACTTCGCTATTGCCCATTGTTTTATTTCCGTTATCTGGTGGTTTAGATATTAAAACGACAACTGCAGCATTTGGCAATCATAATATCTTCTTATATGCAGGCGGGTTTATATTGGCTATTGGGATAGAGAGATGGAATCTACATAAACGTATCGCATTAAGCATTATAAATATTATTGGTACCAATGTTAAAACCATGATTCTTGGTTTTATGATTGCTACAGCATTTTTATCGATGTGGATTTCTAACACTGCGACATCTGTAATGATGTTACCTATTGGTATAGCAATAATTACTCAACTTACCGATAATCCAAACACTATCGAAGATGAAAATAAAATCTTCGGAAAAGCGCTAATGCTCGCTATAGCATATAGTGCATCTATTGGAGGAGTTGCTTCACTTATAGGAACTCCTACTAATCTTATTCTAGCTGGGATTGTTAAAGAAATTTATGGTTTTGAGATCACATTTACCAATTGGATTGTTATAGGTTTGCCTATCTCACTAATAATGTTATTCATCTGTTGGCGTTATTTGGTTCAAATCGCATTTTCTTTTAAACAGAAAGAATTTCCTGGGGGGAAAAATGAGGTAAAAAGACAACTGAAAGAATTAGGCAAGATATCTTTTGAAGAAAAACTGGTACTCGCCGTATTTATATGCACTGCTTTTGCCTGGATTACAAGGTCATTTTTATTACAGCCTATTTTTTCGGCTATAGACGATACTATAATTGCCATTACTGCAGCATTACTTCTTTTTCTTCTACCCAGTCGAGAAAAAGGAAAACCATTAATGAACTGGCAATCGGCAGTAAAGTTACCATGGGGTGTACTTTTACTATTTGGTGGTGGTCTTGCTTTGGCGTCTGGTTTTAAAGAATCGGGATTAGCACTATGGATCGGTACACAAATGACATTATTGCAAGGAGTTTATTTGATTACTCTTTTGGCTTTTATTGTTACTGCGGTAAATTTCTTAACCGAAATCACATCAAATGTTGCTACTACTTCAATGTTATTACCTGTTTTGGCATCAATGGCGCTATCACTTGATGTGCATCCATTTATTCTTATGGTAGGTGCTACAATTGCAGCATCATGTGCGTTCATGCTTCCCGTAGCTACTCCACCTAACGCAGTGGTATTTGGTTCGGGCTATTTGACCATTCCTGATATGATGAAAAAAGGATTTTGGTTAAACATTATATCTATTATCTTAATTATAGTAATCACTTACTATCTACTTCCCTATTTCTGGGATTTTGAACCTTCCTCTTTTCCAAAGGAATTTAAAAAAATATAA